The Terriglobia bacterium sequence ATCACCAGGAACAGGAACATGATCTGCGGTAAAAACACCAGCACGGCGGCAGTTCCATTCCAAGCGCCGTCGATCAGGATCGACTTCATTGCGCCGCTGGGAAGCTGGCTAGCCCCGAACTTGTGGAGCACGTGTTGCAGCAAGTCTGACAGCGGCTGCCCGATCAGAAAAATGGATTGGAACACCGCGACGACGGTAAGGAGGAAGATGACCGGTCCCCAGAAGCGGTGCAGGCATACGGCATCCAGCCGCCGCGTCCAGGTGGCCGGTAAGGGGCGCCGGTAACCTGCAGACTCGCTGACACGCCTCGCCCAGGCCTGGCATGCCGGCACATCCTGCAAAATCGGCAAGGTCACCGGGGCTGGAGCGTTCGGTGATGACGAGAGGAACCGTGAGATCCCCGTCAGCCCCTCGCCTTCCGACGCACTTGCCAGTACCACAGGAGTGCCCAGCTCTCGCGCCAGCGCCAGCGGGTCCACGTGACCACCTTGCCTGCGCAGGGAATCTGCCATGTTGAGAATGACCAAGGTGGGCAGCCCAAGAGCAACGACTTGGGCCGCCAGCGCTAATTGTCGTGCCAGATTGGTGGCATCCAGGACCAGCATGACCCCATCCGGCTTGCGAGTGCCTGCCATTCGACCGTGCAGCACGTCCACAGTGACGCGCCCATCCTCGGATCGCGGTTTAAGGCCGTATACGCCGGGTAAATCGATGAGCCTGATGTCCTCGCCCGATGCAGCCTTTACACAACCGAGGTGTCTGCTATTTTTCTGCTGCCTGTAGCTCCAGACCAACGCGGTCACCATTGATAAGAACGATGCCGGAATCGATCAACTGCTGCCCGGTGCAGTCGTAGGCCGCATAGCAGCGCAGCGCTTTCGACGGAAGAATAAATTCGACGGCGAGCGGGCTGGCCGAATCGGAGAGCTTCACAGAGGTTCCGAAATCAATGCCGTCAAAATCCGGCTCTTTCGGAAAATATGCGAGCATCGGCCGCACCAAGTGCGCGATGTGCTCGTCGAATGCCAGGGCGGCGAGTTTGTAGCGCGAACTGCCCGCGAGCGTGGCGTCAAGCAGCGTGTTGACCGGCAACTGTAGGTAAGCGCCGTTGCGAAACGCGATAAAGCTGGGCGGGGCGTAGGAGACGAAGTGCGCCTGGGAATCCAGTTCACGAACCAGGCGCGTTATGGTCGCATCGTGCTCTACCAGCAATGATCCGAGCGTCATGTCGGTGACGATGCGCGGCGCCGGTTCCTTGAAGCCGAGTAGCTTGAGGCTAACCGTCGGCTCGATCGGGTCGAGGGCACCGACTGACGACCGCAGGCTGGCGATTCCCGTCCGCTGCTGCCTCTCCTGGATTTTTCGAGGCCGCTCCGAGCCTGGCGGCGGATCGCCGGTCAGCCACATGGAGAAGCGCTCGCCGTCCACCAGAATCTGGCTATCCAGCACGGCGGCTTGCTGCTGCTCGGAAGTGGTGGCATTGACAAGCCCTTCAACCGCCGCGCGAGGAAAGATGAAGACCACGTTTTCCACCGACTCGGACTCAACGCCGATTACCTTGTGCCGCACGTGATGCGAAATCTCGAACGCGTATGCCTGGAAACCGTCGGCGTTGGCCAATTGCGCCGCGGCCATCTTCAACAGCGGCAGCACGACGTCGTTAAAGTCCTGCCGTACTCGGTGGTCGTAATCCATCAACTGCGAAGAATAGGACGCGAAGTAGTTACCGGTGACCTCCAGTACCAATTGCCGGTTGAAAGTGTCGAAGCGGATGGAACGCTGGTCCACCGTGGCCTGCTGCGGCTGCGCGATGTCGAGGACACGGCTGAAGTAGAACGGGTACGGGAAGTTGTGAGCGCGCGCTTCCTCGCCGAAGTGCCTAAGTTGGTCGAAGTACTTCTCCTGCAGAGCGCGCTGCGTGTCGTCGCCGATCTCGCCTGGGCTGAGCACCTGGGCGGACGCCATGGACGCAACAACCAGCAACCATATGAGGGCTAGGCTAATCCTTCGCATAAACGACTCCTTTCGTCGGGTACGGCGGATCGGCGACGGCGCGGATGTAGGAAACCAGGGCCTGTATATCGCTCTTGGAAAGCGTGTAGCCGTAGGGCGGCATTTCGGCGGACTTGTTCAGCGCCGCTCCGCCATGGCTGATGATGGCAGTGAGGTCGGCATCGCTGATCCTATTCAGCGATTCGCCGTCGGTGAACGCGTGCGGCTTGGTGGCGAGGTTGTCCATGTTGGAGACGCGCTCCGGCGTGGACTCGGGATCGTGGCAGCGCGAACAGTATTGCTGGTTGATTTGCCGGCCAAGCACTTGCTGGGAGTCGAGCGCAATTTCCTCGATCTTAAGTTCGTAGTTCTTGCCGCCTTTGTCGCGCGTGATCGCGGTCAACTGGTATCGGCCGGCGACGCCACCGAGCGTGACCTTCGTCGTGAACTGGCCACTGGAATCTGTAAGACCGGAGGCGGCATCAAGCATCACGCCCGACGGAGCATGAATCTCGACATACGCGCCGGTGACGCCGTTGCCTTGAGCGTCGTTGACTTGGACGACCACCGGCTGATCGAGGGCGGCGCCGGCTGGCGCAATCTGTTTTCCGCCGCTGATTTCGGCGATCGCGGTGCCATAGGCAGTGGTAGCAGGCGCCGCAGGCTTCACCGGCTGGCGGCTGCAGCCGATCAGAATGACGAAGCAGAGTGCGACCAAGCCAATCCGCCTCATCGTCCCGCCCCCAGTTGCGCATGAGGTGCGCCGGCCACTTTCGTTTTTGCCGCCTGGCCCTTGAGCGACACGAGATAGGCGGTCAGCGCGCGTGCGTCAGCGTCGCTCATGTGCTGGTTGGGTTCGATGGCGCCGGGACGCAGCTCCTGCGGATTCTTGAGCCAATGGTAGATCCAGGCGGGCGTCAGTCGTGAGCCGACTTGGGTCAATGTCGGTCCGATGTAACCTTTGTCTTTTGCCGGATCTACGATGTGGCATGAGGAACACGCGTACTTGGAGTAGAAAAGCTGGCGCCCCTGGTCCACCGTCGCCGGCGGATACGTGGCAGGCACGGAGTCGCGCTCAAACGCGGGCGTCTGATACACGGTCATGATGTAGTCAGTCAGTTCCTTGATTTCCGCGTCGCTCAGATTGAACCTTGGCATGCGGCGGATCAGCGCCGGGCGCAGCGTATTGGGGTTCTTGAGGAAATCGGCGAGCCACTTCGCCTGCACCGAACTGCCCTCCCATGTGAGATCGGGCGCCATGTCGCCGCCGCGGCCGTTGATGGCATGGCAACTGAAGCAGCGCAGGTCGCGGATGAGCTGCCCGGCATGTCCGGCGGGCTGGTAATGCGATTCGCGATGTGAGGCGATCCGCAGCGACGGAGGTTGCGATTGCGCGCGGTCCGTGAGCGCCAGCAGCGCGGTGGTGATGGCGTCAACCTGCTGCGGCGTGAGATTGAATTGCGGCATCTTCAGGCTCGGCCCGAAGGCGCGCGGGTTGCGCACTTTGGCGGCGATGTAGTCGGGCAGCGTGTGGGAGACGCTCGGGGCAAACACAAGCTGTGCCAGCAAACGGCTGCCGACGTGGCTGAGGTCGGGCGCGAAATTGTCGGGCTTGCGCACGCCGTTGATCTCGTGACACGACGAGCAGCCGTATTCGTTCACCAGCTGCTTGCCGTGCGCGATCTGCTGCGGCGTGGGTTCGGGCAGATGCACGTTGCCGAGGAGGTCCGAATCCGTCTTCGCTTCCAAAAATCCGGCGAGCGTTCTGATTTGCTGCCCGGTGAAGCGATAGTGCGGCATCTTGGTGTCCGGATCGTAGGCGCCGGGATTGCGCAGCCACGACTCCAGCCACTCCGGCTTCACCTTGGTGCCGATCCGGGTCAGCTCAGGGCCGAGGTCGCCACCCACCATTCTGCCGGCAGCGTTCTGCACCGCGTGACAGGAGGCGCAGAAAGATTCGCCGTAGAGCGAGGCGCCGGCGGTGGGATCGGCCGGAGCGCCGGCCGACGCTGCCGCTTTTTCGGCGCCGGGCAGCACGATCGGCGTGCTCTGCGCCATCAGGAATGCCGTGACATCGCGCGCATCGTCGTCACTCAGGATGAAGTTCGGCATGGTGGCGGTGGGGGAGTACGCCTGCGGATTCTTGATCCAGGCGTACATCCACTCGCGCGTCGTCTTCTGCGCGATGTGTTGCAGCGACGGCGGGTCGTCGGTCCCCTGCATCAGCACGCCGTCCGGTTGGCGAGCTGCGTGACAGCGCACGCAGCCCTCGCGCGCCAGCAGCTTGCGACCATAGTTGAGTTGCGGCGCGCCGGGCAGGTCGGCGAGATGGCACTGGCCGCAGGAAGACTCGATGTACTTCGCCGGCAGGATCGGCTGTTCCCAGGCCAGCGTGCTGCGATGCGCTTCTTCCACCGTGGTGGCCGGGCCCTGGCCGCGGTGGCACGTGGAACAGCCAAACTCGGTGAGCTTGTGTGGAATCGGCGGATGCGGGCGGAATGGCTGGGTGCTGACCGTCGAGAGGCTCGTCTCACGCAAAGCGGTATGACAGGTGGTGCAACGGTCCACTACGCCATATTCGGGAATCCAGATCTGTTGAATGCCGGTTTCCAGATGGCGCTGCAGAGTGACGGCGTCGGCGCGCGTGCGGATGAGCTTCACGTACTGCTTCTGATAGTGACGCCACTCGCTGAAGTGATTCTTGGCGGGCGCGACGGCGAGTGAGACTAGGAACACCAGGCTCATGATGCCGAAGGCGCGGGCGCTGTCGCCGAAGATGCGGCGTCGAAGCGATGTGAGCTTATCGCGCGCGCTCATGTCAGTACCCCTGCCATGGCCAGACCCAGGACCAGCCTGGGCCGCGGAAGAAGGTTCCGACGGCGGTCAGCACGACCAGCTCGCACAAGAACCACGTCATGATCCAGAACGAGATCGGCTTCGCGACCAGCCAGCGGCGGAATTGATCGGGCGGGTCGGGCGCGGCCAGCGCAGCGATCACCATGAAGACCGCCACCACAATCGTTGGCGCCAGCGCGACAAAAACGTCGAACACGCTCAGGAAAATCGACAACGCCACCACGACGGCGCCGAAGATCCGGAGCCGGCGCGTCCTGTCGCGCAGCCACAGCCCTTCGGATTCGATATTGACGTTGAAGTACGGAATGATGATGAGTGCAATCACCACGAGCGTGGGAATCAGCACGCCCGCGACCACGGGCGGAAAGTAGTGCAGCAGTTCCTGCAATCCGAGGAAGTACCACGGCGCCTTCGCGGGGTTGGGCGTATGCATTGGGTCGGCGAGCCCCTCGAGCGGAGCGTCCCACAGCAGCGCCATCCAGACGAGCGCGATGGCGCCGACCATGACGGCCACCGCCACCCGGAAGAATACTTCCGGGTAGGTCATGACCCGGTCCTCGTCCTGCACCACGACGGCCGGCGAGGTTCGGCGCGTGACGAACGCTACCCGCACCGGCGCTTTGCGCGCATCCGAATTCATGCCGGCAACGAAATCCTTGTCGCTCATTTCGTCTCCGGTTTGTGCGGCGCGCCGGCGTAGAGTCCGCCGTCCTTGCGAATGCGCCAGAAGTGAATCGCGATAATTGCGATCGCCGTCAGCG is a genomic window containing:
- a CDS encoding c-type cytochrome → MSARDKLTSLRRRIFGDSARAFGIMSLVFLVSLAVAPAKNHFSEWRHYQKQYVKLIRTRADAVTLQRHLETGIQQIWIPEYGVVDRCTTCHTALRETSLSTVSTQPFRPHPPIPHKLTEFGCSTCHRGQGPATTVEEAHRSTLAWEQPILPAKYIESSCGQCHLADLPGAPQLNYGRKLLAREGCVRCHAARQPDGVLMQGTDDPPSLQHIAQKTTREWMYAWIKNPQAYSPTATMPNFILSDDDARDVTAFLMAQSTPIVLPGAEKAAASAGAPADPTAGASLYGESFCASCHAVQNAAGRMVGGDLGPELTRIGTKVKPEWLESWLRNPGAYDPDTKMPHYRFTGQQIRTLAGFLEAKTDSDLLGNVHLPEPTPQQIAHGKQLVNEYGCSSCHEINGVRKPDNFAPDLSHVGSRLLAQLVFAPSVSHTLPDYIAAKVRNPRAFGPSLKMPQFNLTPQQVDAITTALLALTDRAQSQPPSLRIASHRESHYQPAGHAGQLIRDLRCFSCHAINGRGGDMAPDLTWEGSSVQAKWLADFLKNPNTLRPALIRRMPRFNLSDAEIKELTDYIMTVYQTPAFERDSVPATYPPATVDQGRQLFYSKYACSSCHIVDPAKDKGYIGPTLTQVGSRLTPAWIYHWLKNPQELRPGAIEPNQHMSDADARALTAYLVSLKGQAAKTKVAGAPHAQLGAGR
- a CDS encoding cytochrome c — its product is MRRIGLVALCFVILIGCSRQPVKPAAPATTAYGTAIAEISGGKQIAPAGAALDQPVVVQVNDAQGNGVTGAYVEIHAPSGVMLDAASGLTDSSGQFTTKVTLGGVAGRYQLTAITRDKGGKNYELKIEEIALDSQQVLGRQINQQYCSRCHDPESTPERVSNMDNLATKPHAFTDGESLNRISDADLTAIISHGGAALNKSAEMPPYGYTLSKSDIQALVSYIRAVADPPYPTKGVVYAKD